The following are encoded in a window of Amycolatopsis lexingtonensis genomic DNA:
- a CDS encoding multicopper oxidase family protein, translated as MTEIIERPAAAAPVAAPNWGLTKFLDPLRVPPVYRPHSWGGQDTITIPMITKRQRLHSQLPPSTLWTYAGHFPGPTIEVRSGKQLRISWSNEIDGEFPLVAVQGPIADGPASRPGRELDRPGYSVIEGVADLPAWTVVHLHGARTNAGNDGWAHNAGLHGTSQLAEYQNRQPAMPLWYHDHAMAITRFNVHTGLAGMYLVRDDEEDALDLPQGDHEIPLIITDRNLDTDPATGALTGQLLFKVPVVPNGPMIPFTGPFNLVNGVIWPHLDVDARWYRFRLLNAANSRFYTLNLVDENNTPVNDAVRLIGTDGGLLPAPAPLPGGGLTVAPAERFDVLIDFSRFKGQKLKLRNADPRLGTVEPDLMEFRVDSGAKHDPFRLPEKISTSYVRLQHGSTLPEDHDHVWIALLLNKAGHPELWDLEQVEADPGGEGIIQIQDPNGGLKTFRMIGRIFDDTTGIFIDHDRWAVWNIVHVANGGPAHPVHIHLTEFQALFRRKFATTFDQATERTTAPIDGFTDVPLEKYEEGWKDTIIVNPGQWVSVAGQFGGGTGEFMYHCHILDHEDEGMMRPFVVHPPEVAKFHVHPGGGHHHDG; from the coding sequence ATGACCGAAATCATCGAGCGCCCGGCGGCCGCCGCACCGGTCGCCGCGCCGAACTGGGGGCTCACCAAGTTCCTCGACCCACTGCGCGTTCCGCCGGTCTACCGGCCGCATTCGTGGGGCGGGCAGGACACCATCACCATTCCGATGATCACGAAGCGCCAGCGGCTGCACTCGCAATTGCCGCCGAGTACGTTGTGGACGTACGCGGGACATTTCCCGGGCCCGACAATCGAAGTGCGCAGCGGCAAACAACTGCGGATTTCGTGGTCGAACGAAATCGACGGCGAGTTCCCGCTCGTCGCCGTTCAGGGCCCGATCGCCGACGGGCCGGCCAGCCGTCCCGGCCGCGAGCTCGACCGGCCCGGCTACTCGGTCATCGAGGGCGTCGCGGACCTGCCGGCCTGGACGGTCGTGCACCTCCACGGCGCCCGCACGAACGCGGGCAACGACGGCTGGGCGCACAACGCCGGGCTCCACGGCACTTCGCAGCTGGCCGAGTACCAGAACCGCCAGCCGGCGATGCCGCTCTGGTACCACGACCACGCCATGGCGATCACGCGCTTCAACGTCCACACCGGCCTGGCGGGGATGTACCTGGTCCGCGACGACGAGGAGGACGCGCTCGACCTGCCGCAGGGCGACCACGAGATCCCGCTGATCATCACCGACCGGAACCTCGACACCGACCCGGCGACCGGCGCGCTCACCGGGCAGCTGCTGTTCAAGGTCCCGGTGGTGCCGAACGGCCCGATGATCCCGTTCACGGGGCCGTTCAACCTGGTCAACGGCGTGATCTGGCCGCACCTCGACGTCGACGCGCGGTGGTACCGCTTCCGGCTGCTCAACGCGGCCAACTCGCGGTTCTACACGCTCAACCTGGTCGACGAGAACAACACGCCGGTCAACGACGCCGTCCGCCTGATCGGCACCGACGGCGGCCTGCTGCCGGCGCCCGCCCCGCTGCCGGGCGGCGGGCTGACCGTCGCCCCGGCCGAGCGGTTCGACGTCCTCATCGACTTCAGCCGCTTCAAGGGGCAGAAGCTCAAGCTGCGCAACGCCGACCCGCGGCTGGGCACGGTCGAGCCGGACCTGATGGAGTTCCGCGTCGACAGCGGCGCGAAGCACGACCCGTTCCGGCTGCCGGAGAAGATCTCGACGTCGTACGTCCGGCTGCAGCACGGCTCGACGCTGCCCGAGGACCACGACCACGTCTGGATCGCGCTGCTGCTCAACAAGGCGGGCCACCCGGAGCTGTGGGACCTGGAGCAGGTCGAGGCGGATCCCGGCGGCGAGGGGATCATCCAGATCCAGGACCCGAACGGCGGACTGAAGACGTTCCGGATGATCGGCCGGATCTTCGACGACACGACGGGGATCTTCATCGACCACGACCGGTGGGCGGTGTGGAACATCGTGCACGTCGCGAACGGCGGGCCGGCGCACCCGGTGCACATCCACCTGACCGAGTTCCAGGCGCTCTTCCGGCGGAAGTTCGCCACGACGTTCGACCAGGCCACCGAGCGGACGACGGCGCCGATCGACGGCTTCACCGACGTCCCGCTGGAGAAGTACGAGGAGGGCTGGAAGGACACGATCATCGTGAACCCCGGCCAGTGGGTGAGCGTGGCCGGGCAGTTCGGCGGCGGTACCGGTGAGTTCATGTACCACTGCCACATCCTCGACCACGAGGACGAGGGCATGATGCGGCCGTTCGTCGTGCACCCGCCGGAGGTGGCCAAGTTCCACGTCCACCCGGGCGGCGGCCACCACCACGACGGCTGA